The following are from one region of the Mesorhizobium sp. B2-8-5 genome:
- a CDS encoding DUF3329 domain-containing protein — protein MKDYEHPFFRPLWRRIAVVAVCLVWSVIEFASGTPFWGVIALGFAGYAVWQFFYLYKPADETKPPAEPRE, from the coding sequence ATGAAAGACTATGAGCACCCCTTCTTCCGGCCGCTGTGGCGCCGCATCGCCGTCGTCGCGGTCTGCCTGGTCTGGTCGGTGATCGAATTCGCCTCCGGCACGCCGTTCTGGGGCGTCATCGCGCTCGGCTTCGCCGGTTATGCGGTATGGCAGTTTTTCTACCTCTACAAGCCGGCCGACGAGACCAAGCCACCGGCCGAGCCGAGGGAATGA
- a CDS encoding ATP-binding cassette domain-containing protein, whose protein sequence is MAEPVPLIELRNVTRRFGSVTALRDMSFAAHAGEVHCLLGDNGAGKSTLIKTLSGVHTPSEGQMYVDGKPVTFSSPRQALDAGIATVFQDLSMIPLMSITRNFFLGREPVKGWGPARRIDMKAADAIVYDELGKIGINVRDPQQAVGTLSGGERQCVAIARAVYHGARVLILDEPTSALGVHQASIVLRYVAQARQRGLAVIFITHNIHHAYPIGDVFTMLNRGRSLGTFRKGDITEKEVLDMMAGGREIRELQQELERFSKPGSGAEAATH, encoded by the coding sequence ATGGCCGAGCCCGTTCCGCTCATCGAACTGCGCAACGTCACCCGCCGCTTCGGCTCGGTGACGGCGCTGCGCGACATGTCTTTCGCCGCGCATGCCGGCGAGGTCCACTGCCTGCTCGGCGACAACGGCGCCGGCAAGTCGACGCTGATCAAGACGCTGTCGGGCGTGCACACGCCGAGCGAAGGCCAGATGTATGTCGACGGCAAGCCGGTAACGTTCAGTTCCCCCAGGCAGGCGCTGGACGCCGGCATCGCCACCGTCTTCCAGGACCTGTCGATGATCCCGCTGATGAGCATCACCCGCAACTTCTTCCTCGGACGCGAGCCGGTGAAGGGCTGGGGGCCCGCCAGGCGTATCGACATGAAGGCGGCCGATGCGATCGTCTATGACGAGCTCGGCAAGATCGGCATCAATGTGCGCGATCCGCAGCAGGCGGTGGGCACGCTTTCCGGCGGCGAGCGGCAATGCGTGGCGATCGCGCGCGCCGTCTATCACGGGGCGCGGGTGCTGATCCTCGACGAGCCGACCTCGGCGCTCGGCGTGCACCAGGCCTCGATCGTGCTGCGCTATGTGGCGCAGGCGCGCCAGCGTGGGCTCGCCGTCATCTTCATCACCCACAACATCCACCACGCCTATCCGATCGGCGATGTCTTCACCATGCTCAACCGCGGCCGTTCGCTCGGCACGTTCCGCAAGGGCGACATCACCGAGAAGGAGGTGCTCGACATGATGGCCGGCGGCCGCGAGATCCGCGAATTGCAGCAGGAACTGGAGCGCTTCAGCAAGCCGGGATCCGGCGCGGAAGCGGCTACTCACTGA
- the iolE gene encoding myo-inosose-2 dehydratase, producing MKAKLGMSPIAWWNDDLVELSDDVSLEECLRQSRSAGFTGMEMGRRFPNDPKVMLPILKAADVTLCGGWFSGTLVNEDLARNKDRIQPMIDLFKAVDAPCIVYGEVGRSIQGDRSKPLATKPTLTGDEMKAYGRRVTEFGEWCADQGMPLSYHHHMAAVVETEPELDAFMRHSGEGIPLLLDAGHLAFAGGDVLRAIDNHHKRINHVHVKDVRMGVIDGLDRSKQSFLDAVALGAFTVPGDGSLDFGAIVQRFADHGYEGWFVVEAEQDPKKNPPLKMAQVGHKELMRVMTAAGYTVETQGFPA from the coding sequence TTGAAAGCCAAACTGGGCATGTCCCCCATAGCGTGGTGGAACGACGATCTCGTGGAACTGAGCGATGACGTGTCGCTGGAGGAGTGTCTGCGCCAGTCGCGCTCGGCCGGCTTCACCGGCATGGAGATGGGCCGCCGCTTCCCCAACGACCCGAAGGTGATGCTGCCGATCCTGAAGGCGGCCGACGTCACGCTTTGCGGCGGCTGGTTCTCCGGCACGCTGGTCAATGAGGACCTGGCCAGGAACAAGGACCGCATCCAGCCGATGATCGACCTGTTCAAGGCGGTCGACGCGCCCTGCATCGTCTATGGCGAGGTCGGCCGCTCCATCCAGGGCGATCGTTCGAAACCCTTGGCCACCAAGCCGACGCTTACCGGCGACGAGATGAAGGCCTATGGCCGCCGCGTCACCGAATTCGGCGAATGGTGCGCGGACCAAGGCATGCCGCTTTCCTACCACCATCACATGGCGGCGGTGGTCGAGACCGAGCCGGAGCTCGACGCTTTCATGCGCCATTCCGGCGAAGGCATTCCGCTTTTGCTCGATGCCGGCCATCTGGCCTTTGCCGGCGGCGACGTGCTGCGCGCCATCGACAACCACCACAAGCGCATCAACCATGTCCATGTGAAGGACGTGCGCATGGGCGTCATCGACGGGCTCGACCGCTCAAAACAGTCCTTCCTCGATGCCGTGGCGCTCGGTGCCTTCACCGTGCCGGGCGACGGCTCGCTCGATTTCGGCGCCATCGTCCAACGGTTCGCCGATCATGGCTATGAGGGTTGGTTCGTCGTGGAAGCCGAGCAGGATCCGAAGAAGAACCCGCCGCTCAAGATGGCTCAGGTCGGCCACAAGGAGCTGATGCGGGTGATGACGGCCGCCGGCTACACGGTCGAAACGCAGGGTTTTCCGGCCTGA
- the iolG gene encoding inositol 2-dehydrogenase: MIDAALFGAGLIGSVHAKNLARHPGVRLRTIVDPRRDAAERIATGAGAEIADTATVMNDPSIKAVVIASATRTHADLIVEAAAKGKAIFCEKPIDLDIARTDACLAAVEKAGVPLQIGFNRRFDPSFAAVKRRIEAGEIGAVEQVIITSRDPEAETEEALAGGGGVFREMTIHDFDMARFLLGEEPVELFATGSSLVAPYYAKLGDYDTAMFILRTASGRQCHINNSVRAVYGYDQRIEVHGSKGMLQAGNRTPTSVSLSGENGIAADRPLYFFVERYAQSYEAELDHFIQSVAAGRKPAVGAADGRKAMILCEAALASAKSGRFEPVRF; encoded by the coding sequence ATGATCGACGCCGCATTGTTCGGCGCCGGGCTGATCGGCTCGGTGCATGCGAAAAACCTTGCCCGGCATCCGGGGGTGCGCCTGCGCACTATCGTCGACCCGCGCCGCGACGCGGCTGAGCGCATCGCCACCGGAGCAGGCGCGGAGATCGCCGACACCGCAACGGTGATGAACGACCCGTCGATCAAGGCGGTGGTGATCGCTTCCGCCACCCGCACCCATGCCGACCTGATCGTCGAGGCCGCCGCCAAGGGAAAGGCGATCTTCTGCGAAAAGCCGATCGACCTCGACATCGCACGCACGGACGCATGTCTGGCGGCGGTCGAGAAGGCTGGCGTGCCCTTGCAAATCGGCTTCAACCGGCGCTTCGATCCGTCCTTCGCCGCCGTGAAGCGAAGGATCGAGGCCGGCGAGATCGGCGCGGTCGAGCAGGTGATCATAACCAGCCGCGACCCGGAGGCGGAGACCGAGGAGGCGCTGGCCGGCGGCGGCGGCGTGTTCCGCGAGATGACCATCCATGATTTCGACATGGCGCGTTTCCTGCTCGGCGAAGAGCCGGTGGAGCTCTTCGCGACCGGATCGTCGCTGGTCGCGCCCTACTACGCAAAACTCGGCGATTACGACACGGCGATGTTCATCCTGCGCACCGCGTCAGGCCGGCAGTGCCACATCAACAACAGCGTGCGCGCCGTCTATGGCTACGACCAGCGCATCGAGGTGCATGGCTCGAAGGGCATGCTGCAGGCCGGCAACCGTACCCCGACCTCCGTCAGTCTCAGCGGCGAGAACGGGATCGCCGCAGACCGGCCGCTCTATTTCTTCGTCGAGCGCTATGCCCAATCCTACGAGGCGGAGCTCGACCATTTCATCCAGTCGGTCGCCGCAGGGCGGAAGCCGGCGGTCGGCGCGGCGGACGGGCGCAAGGCGATGATCCTGTGCGAGGCAGCGCTTGCCTCGGCCAAGTCCGGCCGCTTCGAGCCGGTTCGATTCTAA
- the iolB gene encoding 5-deoxy-glucuronate isomerase encodes MSKLLVKADKGHGHVAHVTPQSAGWTYVGFDLHRLKAGETVSGKTGDREVCLVFVTGKGKASAGGKDLGLLGERMSPFEGKPWSVYVPEGDDWSVTADTELELAVCSAPGLSGGLPVRVIGPDDLGQEVRGKGTNTRYVTNILPEGKPADSLLVVEVITPGGHTSSYPPHKHDQDNLPVESYLEETYYHRLNPPQGFAFQRVYTDADRNGVRELDEAMAIEDGDVVLVPKGYHPCAACHGYDLYYLNVMAGPKRTWKFHNAAEHEWLMKA; translated from the coding sequence ATGTCGAAACTGCTCGTCAAGGCCGACAAGGGCCACGGCCATGTCGCTCATGTCACGCCGCAAAGCGCCGGCTGGACCTATGTCGGTTTCGATCTGCATCGGCTGAAAGCGGGCGAGACGGTGTCCGGCAAGACCGGCGACCGCGAGGTCTGCCTGGTCTTCGTCACCGGCAAGGGCAAGGCGTCGGCCGGCGGCAAGGACCTCGGCCTGCTCGGCGAGCGCATGTCGCCCTTCGAAGGCAAGCCCTGGTCGGTCTATGTGCCGGAAGGCGACGACTGGTCGGTGACCGCCGATACCGAACTGGAGCTTGCCGTCTGCTCGGCGCCGGGCTTAAGCGGCGGCCTGCCGGTGCGCGTCATCGGACCTGACGATCTCGGCCAGGAGGTGCGCGGCAAGGGTACCAACACGCGCTACGTCACCAACATCCTGCCCGAGGGCAAGCCGGCGGATTCGCTGCTGGTGGTCGAGGTGATCACGCCCGGCGGCCACACGTCGAGCTATCCGCCGCACAAGCACGACCAGGACAATCTCCCCGTGGAATCCTATCTCGAGGAGACCTATTACCACCGGCTCAACCCGCCGCAGGGCTTTGCCTTTCAGCGCGTCTACACCGACGCCGACCGCAACGGCGTGCGCGAGCTGGACGAGGCGATGGCGATCGAGGACGGCGATGTCGTGCTCGTGCCGAAGGGCTATCACCCCTGCGCGGCCTGCCACGGCTACGACCTCTATTACCTCAATGTCATGGCCGGACCGAAGCGGACGTGGAAATTCCACAACGCGGCCGAGCACGAGTGGCTGATGAAGGCCTGA
- a CDS encoding MurR/RpiR family transcriptional regulator, translated as MDERVPRDFETLRATILDRRASLPKRIAQIAAYALDNPDDIAFGTAASIAASAGVQPSTLIRFAQQLGFDGFTSLQQVFRERLRERNSSYDERLAALRAKAEDGGGHRAIFDGFVAAASTSLGDISRALNDGHFEEAVALLAKAETIYVLAKRRSYPVASYIAYALGKLKIRNQLVESAAGLNAEMIGFATPRDAVIAISFSPYAPATIDETRSIAEQGVPIVAITDSSFSPLAQFAKVWFEVAEADFGGFRSISATMALAMALTVAVGEKRREAGRRRKG; from the coding sequence ATGGACGAACGGGTGCCTCGCGATTTCGAAACGCTGCGCGCGACGATCCTGGACAGGCGCGCGAGCCTGCCCAAGCGCATCGCGCAGATCGCCGCCTATGCGCTCGACAACCCCGACGACATCGCTTTCGGCACGGCGGCAAGCATCGCGGCCTCGGCCGGCGTTCAGCCCTCGACGCTGATCCGTTTTGCCCAGCAGCTCGGCTTCGACGGATTCACCAGCCTGCAGCAGGTTTTCCGCGAGCGGCTGCGCGAACGCAACTCCTCCTATGATGAGCGGCTGGCGGCGCTGCGCGCCAAGGCCGAGGACGGCGGCGGGCATCGGGCGATCTTCGACGGCTTCGTCGCCGCCGCCAGCACCTCGCTGGGCGATATTTCTCGCGCGCTGAACGACGGGCATTTCGAAGAGGCGGTGGCGCTTCTGGCGAAGGCCGAGACGATCTATGTGCTGGCCAAACGCCGATCCTATCCGGTGGCGTCCTACATCGCCTATGCGCTGGGCAAGCTCAAGATCCGCAACCAGCTGGTGGAATCGGCCGCCGGCCTGAATGCCGAGATGATCGGCTTCGCCACGCCGCGCGACGCCGTCATCGCCATCAGCTTCTCTCCCTATGCGCCGGCGACCATCGACGAGACGCGCTCGATCGCGGAACAGGGCGTACCGATCGTGGCGATCACCGACTCGTCCTTCTCGCCGCTGGCGCAATTCGCAAAGGTCTGGTTCGAGGTCGCCGAGGCCGATTTCGGCGGTTTCCGCTCGATCTCGGCGACGATGGCGCTGGCCATGGCGCTGACCGTCGCCGTCGGCGAGAAGCGCCGCGAAGCCGGGCGCCGGCGCAAGGGCTGA
- the iolD gene encoding 3D-(3,5/4)-trihydroxycyclohexane-1,2-dione acylhydrolase (decyclizing), with protein MSKTVRLTMAQALTRFLSRQMTEIDGKTVPIFGGVWAIFGHGNVAGVGEALYQVRDELPTFRAHNEQAMAHAAIAYGKANFRRRFMAATTSIGPGALNMVTAAALAHVNRLPVLFLPGDVFANRLPDPVLQQAEDFSDGTASVNDCFRPVSRYFDRIMRPEQIIPALNRAMQVLTDPAECGPVTLSLCQDVQAEAYDYPESLFAERVWTPRRLRPDRNELVAAVAALKGAKKPLVIAGGGVLYSQASGELAKLVQGAGIPVCETQGGKSSLPDDHPLNMAAVGVTGTSAANRLAEEADVVLAVGTRLQDFTTGSWALFKNAGRTIIGLNTQVFDAGKHWALPLVADAAEGLAELASALKGWKAPAAWTDNALKGKTEWQAAAAKVTASTNAAYPSDAQVIGAVQRAMGSDVTLLHAAGGLPGELHKLWQAGAPGSYHAEYGFSTMGYEIAGGLGVKMARPDQEVVVMVGDGSYLMLNSEIATSVMLGLKLTIVLLDNRGYGCINRLQMATGGANFNNLLKDARHEVMPDVDFAAHAASLGAVAEKVASIAELETALAKAKNNDKTTVLVIDTDPLVSTDAGGHWWDVAVPEVSARPQVNAARKKYEEAVDSRQG; from the coding sequence ATGAGCAAGACCGTTCGCCTGACCATGGCGCAGGCGCTAACCCGCTTTCTCAGCCGGCAAATGACCGAGATCGACGGGAAGACGGTGCCGATCTTCGGCGGCGTCTGGGCGATCTTCGGCCATGGCAATGTCGCCGGCGTCGGTGAGGCGCTCTATCAGGTGCGCGACGAGCTGCCGACCTTCCGCGCCCATAACGAGCAGGCGATGGCGCATGCGGCGATCGCCTATGGCAAGGCGAATTTTCGCCGCCGCTTCATGGCAGCGACCACCTCGATCGGCCCCGGCGCGCTCAACATGGTGACGGCCGCCGCGCTCGCGCATGTAAACCGGTTGCCTGTCCTGTTTTTGCCCGGCGACGTCTTCGCCAACCGCCTGCCTGACCCGGTGCTGCAGCAGGCCGAGGATTTTTCCGACGGTACGGCGAGCGTCAACGACTGTTTCCGCCCGGTATCGCGCTATTTCGACCGCATCATGCGGCCGGAGCAGATCATCCCGGCGCTGAACCGCGCCATGCAGGTGCTGACCGATCCGGCCGAATGCGGCCCGGTCACGCTCTCGCTCTGCCAGGACGTGCAGGCCGAGGCCTATGATTATCCCGAAAGCCTGTTTGCCGAACGCGTCTGGACGCCGCGCAGACTGCGCCCCGACCGCAATGAACTGGTCGCCGCCGTCGCGGCGTTGAAGGGCGCCAAGAAGCCGCTGGTGATCGCCGGCGGTGGCGTCCTCTACTCGCAGGCTTCCGGAGAGCTGGCGAAGCTGGTGCAGGGCGCCGGTATCCCGGTCTGCGAGACGCAAGGGGGCAAGTCCTCGCTGCCGGACGATCATCCGCTCAACATGGCCGCCGTCGGCGTCACCGGCACCTCAGCCGCCAACCGGTTGGCCGAGGAAGCCGATGTCGTGCTTGCCGTCGGCACCAGGCTGCAGGATTTCACAACGGGCTCCTGGGCGCTGTTCAAGAATGCCGGCCGCACCATCATCGGCCTGAACACCCAGGTTTTCGACGCCGGCAAGCATTGGGCCTTGCCGCTGGTCGCCGATGCCGCCGAGGGTCTGGCCGAATTGGCTTCCGCGCTGAAGGGCTGGAAGGCGCCGGCCGCCTGGACCGACAATGCGCTGAAGGGCAAGACGGAATGGCAGGCCGCCGCCGCCAAGGTGACGGCCTCGACCAACGCGGCCTATCCTTCCGACGCGCAGGTGATCGGCGCCGTGCAACGGGCGATGGGCTCCGATGTGACGCTGCTGCATGCCGCCGGCGGCCTGCCCGGCGAATTGCACAAGCTCTGGCAGGCAGGCGCGCCGGGCTCCTACCATGCCGAATACGGCTTCTCGACCATGGGCTACGAGATCGCCGGCGGGCTCGGCGTCAAGATGGCAAGGCCCGACCAGGAGGTCGTCGTCATGGTCGGGGACGGCTCCTATCTGATGCTCAATTCCGAGATCGCCACCTCTGTCATGCTTGGCTTGAAGCTCACCATCGTGCTGCTCGACAATCGCGGCTACGGCTGCATCAACCGGCTGCAGATGGCGACCGGCGGCGCCAACTTCAACAATTTGCTGAAGGACGCCCGCCACGAGGTGATGCCCGACGTCGACTTCGCCGCCCATGCGGCGAGCCTCGGCGCCGTCGCCGAGAAGGTGGCGTCGATCGCGGAACTGGAGACGGCGCTGGCCAAGGCCAAAAACAATGACAAGACGACGGTGCTGGTCATCGACACCGATCCGCTGGTGTCGACCGATGCCGGCGGCCATTGGTGGGATGTCGCCGTGCCGGAAGTCTCCGCGCGGCCCCAGGTCAACGCCGCGCGCAAGAAATACGAGGAAGCCGTGGACAGCCGGCAAGGCTGA
- a CDS encoding bifunctional 5-dehydro-2-deoxygluconokinase/5-dehydro-2-deoxyphosphogluconate aldolase, producing MGEAVEGKYPPHDVITIGRASVDLYGQQIGSRLEDIASFAKSVGGCPANISVGTARLGLRSALLTRVGDEQMGRFIREQLRREGVSVDGLKTDKERLTALVLLSVESEGVSPMIFYRSDCADMALAEEDIDEAFIASARSVVVTGTHFSRPNSDAAQRKAIRLMKAKGGKVVFDIDYRPNLWGLAGHAEGFERYVKSDRVSAQLKTVLPDCDLIVGTEEEIMIASGADDCLSALKTIRALSSATIVLKRGAKGCIVYDGPISDDLEDGIVGKGFPIEIYNVLGAGDAFMSGFLRGWLGGESFATAATWANACGAFAVSRLLCAPEYPTFEELQFFLKHGSKHLALRKDEAINHIHWATTRRRDIPSLMALACDHRVQLEDVAAKIGANVSRIPDFKVLTVKAAAKVAAGRDGYGMLIDEKYGRDAMFEFACHPFAWLGRPVELPGSRPLRFEFSQDIGSQLTEWPVDHCIKCLCFYHPDDPEALKVEQQQKLRALFEAARKVGRELLVEIIAGKHGKLDDTTIPRVLEELYVLGIKPDWWKLEPQASAGAWAKIEQVIVRNDPWCRGVVLLGLEAPQDELVAAFAATANAPIVKGFAVGRTIFINAAEQWLAGRMSDDEAVADMAARFEQLTEAWLAARGRKAA from the coding sequence ATGGGCGAAGCCGTGGAAGGGAAATACCCGCCGCACGACGTCATCACCATCGGCCGCGCCTCGGTCGATCTCTATGGCCAGCAGATCGGCTCGCGGCTGGAGGACATCGCCTCCTTCGCCAAGTCGGTGGGCGGCTGTCCGGCCAATATTTCCGTCGGCACGGCAAGGCTCGGCCTGCGCTCGGCACTGCTGACGCGCGTCGGCGACGAGCAGATGGGCCGCTTCATCCGCGAGCAGCTTCGGCGCGAGGGCGTGTCGGTCGACGGGCTGAAGACCGACAAGGAACGGCTGACAGCGCTGGTGCTGCTTTCGGTCGAGAGCGAAGGCGTCTCGCCGATGATCTTCTACCGCTCCGACTGCGCCGACATGGCGCTTGCCGAAGAAGACATCGACGAAGCCTTCATCGCCTCGGCGCGTTCGGTGGTCGTCACCGGCACGCATTTCTCGCGGCCCAATTCCGATGCCGCGCAGCGCAAAGCGATCCGCCTGATGAAGGCCAAGGGCGGCAAGGTGGTGTTCGATATCGATTACCGCCCGAACCTCTGGGGTCTTGCCGGCCATGCCGAGGGTTTCGAGCGCTACGTCAAATCCGACCGCGTCTCGGCACAGCTGAAGACCGTGCTGCCGGATTGCGATCTCATCGTCGGCACCGAGGAAGAGATCATGATCGCGTCGGGCGCCGACGATTGCCTGAGCGCGCTGAAGACGATCCGCGCCCTGTCCTCGGCCACCATCGTGCTCAAGCGCGGCGCCAAGGGCTGCATCGTCTATGACGGCCCGATCAGCGACGATCTCGAGGACGGTATCGTCGGCAAGGGTTTCCCGATCGAGATCTACAATGTGCTCGGCGCCGGCGACGCCTTCATGTCGGGCTTCCTGCGCGGCTGGCTGGGCGGCGAGAGTTTTGCCACCGCCGCGACCTGGGCCAATGCCTGCGGCGCCTTCGCCGTATCGCGCCTGCTTTGCGCGCCGGAGTACCCGACCTTCGAGGAGCTGCAGTTCTTCCTGAAGCACGGCAGCAAGCACCTGGCGCTGCGCAAGGACGAGGCGATCAACCACATCCACTGGGCGACGACGCGGCGGCGCGATATCCCCTCGCTGATGGCTTTGGCCTGCGATCATCGTGTCCAGCTCGAAGACGTTGCCGCCAAGATCGGCGCCAACGTTTCGCGCATCCCCGACTTCAAGGTGCTGACGGTCAAGGCGGCGGCAAAAGTCGCCGCCGGCCGCGACGGCTACGGCATGCTGATCGACGAGAAATACGGGCGCGACGCGATGTTCGAATTCGCATGCCATCCCTTCGCCTGGCTCGGGCGTCCCGTCGAATTGCCCGGATCGCGGCCGCTGCGCTTCGAGTTCTCGCAGGATATCGGCTCGCAGCTCACCGAATGGCCGGTCGACCATTGCATCAAATGCCTGTGCTTCTACCACCCGGACGACCCGGAAGCGCTCAAAGTCGAGCAGCAGCAGAAGCTGCGCGCTTTGTTCGAGGCGGCGAGGAAGGTAGGCCGGGAACTGCTGGTCGAGATCATCGCCGGCAAGCATGGCAAGCTCGACGACACCACCATTCCGCGCGTGCTGGAGGAACTTTATGTGCTGGGCATCAAGCCGGACTGGTGGAAGCTCGAGCCGCAGGCTTCGGCGGGCGCCTGGGCGAAGATCGAACAGGTGATCGTCAGGAACGATCCCTGGTGCCGCGGCGTCGTGCTGCTCGGGCTCGAAGCGCCACAGGACGAGCTGGTCGCGGCCTTCGCGGCAACCGCCAACGCGCCGATCGTCAAAGGTTTTGCCGTCGGCCGCACCATCTTCATCAACGCCGCCGAACAATGGCTGGCCGGCAGGATGTCGGATGACGAAGCGGTGGCCGACATGGCCGCGCGCTTCGAGCAGCTGACCGAGGCGTGGCTTGCCGCGCGCGGCCGCAAGGCCGCATAA
- a CDS encoding Gfo/Idh/MocA family protein — protein MVGVGLIGTGFMGKCHAIAWNGVGTVFPDVEKPKLVHLGEVNDELARRKAGEFGFAKGSGDWRAVVEDPDVEIVSLTTPNQFHPEMAVAILEAGKHLWCEKPMAPSFAEAETMAAAAKQSGKVAVLGYNYIQNPAIRHIGALLEEKIIGDVNLVRIEMDEDFMADPEALFFWKHEASSGYGALDDFAVHPLSLIKALFGRVSRVMCDMVKPYADRKTASGARRAVETYDIASVLMHLENGVAGTLMVNRSAWGRKGRIAIQIFGSKGSILYDQERMNEFQLYLTADRPTEQGYRTVLVAPHHKPYDSFLPAPGHGLGFNDLKMIECRELLMRIAGRPARIIDFDEGLEIERTVHAMARSFQEQRWVDVR, from the coding sequence ATGGTCGGAGTGGGCCTCATCGGCACGGGCTTCATGGGCAAGTGCCACGCCATCGCCTGGAATGGGGTGGGCACGGTCTTTCCCGATGTCGAGAAGCCGAAACTGGTGCATCTGGGCGAGGTGAATGACGAGCTTGCCCGGCGCAAGGCCGGCGAATTCGGCTTCGCGAAAGGCTCCGGCGACTGGCGCGCCGTGGTCGAGGATCCGGACGTCGAAATCGTCTCGCTGACCACGCCCAACCAGTTCCACCCCGAAATGGCGGTCGCCATCCTCGAAGCCGGCAAGCATCTGTGGTGCGAGAAGCCGATGGCGCCGAGCTTCGCCGAGGCCGAGACCATGGCGGCCGCGGCGAAGCAATCCGGCAAGGTCGCCGTGCTCGGCTACAACTACATCCAGAACCCCGCCATCCGCCACATCGGCGCGCTGCTGGAGGAAAAGATCATCGGCGACGTCAACCTCGTGCGCATCGAGATGGACGAGGATTTCATGGCCGACCCGGAAGCACTGTTCTTCTGGAAGCACGAGGCTTCGTCCGGTTATGGCGCGCTCGACGATTTCGCCGTCCATCCGCTGTCGCTGATCAAGGCGCTGTTCGGCCGTGTTTCCCGCGTCATGTGCGACATGGTCAAACCCTATGCCGACCGCAAGACCGCTTCCGGCGCCCGCCGCGCGGTCGAGACCTACGACATCGCCAGCGTCTTGATGCATCTGGAAAACGGCGTTGCCGGCACGCTCATGGTCAATCGCTCGGCCTGGGGCCGCAAGGGCCGCATCGCCATCCAGATTTTCGGCTCGAAGGGCTCGATCCTCTACGACCAGGAGCGGATGAACGAATTCCAGCTCTACCTCACCGCCGACCGGCCGACCGAACAGGGCTACCGCACCGTCCTGGTCGCGCCGCACCACAAGCCTTACGATTCCTTCCTGCCGGCGCCCGGCCACGGCCTCGGCTTCAACGACCTCAAGATGATCGAATGCCGCGAGCTCTTGATGCGCATCGCCGGCAGGCCGGCCCGCATCATCGACTTCGACGAGGGACTGGAGATCGAGCGCACCGTGCATGCCATGGCGCGCTCGTTCCAGGAGCAGCGCTGGGTCGATGTGAGATAG
- a CDS encoding ABC transporter permease, whose translation MTILTDALNPAHPPEPKPVSRRLVRLMRRPELGAITGTVIVFLAFGITAGNSGLFSMAGIANFLQVSAQLGILAAAVALLMIGGEFDLSLGSMIGFASVTIGLCVTQFGLSIPAAVAIAFVIAIIVGALNGILVVRTRLPSFIVTLAGLFILRGLTLAITRTVTGRTQIPYITDGQEGSFVVWLFGGKFGAPVFAWLASHGVIDARPDGSAMVQGLSMSILWWVAVTAFATWLLVKTRFGNWVFAVGGDDRAARNVGVPVDRVKILLFIGTALSATLFAVIQVLEAGSADTLRGTQKEFQAIIAAVIGGCLLTGGYGSAIGAMFGALIFGTVEMGIFYTGIDTDWFQVFLGSMLLIAVLVNNYVRRKATEAR comes from the coding sequence ATGACGATCTTGACCGATGCACTGAACCCGGCCCATCCACCCGAGCCGAAGCCCGTTTCGCGAAGGCTGGTGCGCCTGATGCGGCGGCCGGAGCTCGGCGCCATCACCGGCACGGTCATCGTCTTCCTCGCTTTCGGCATCACAGCCGGCAATAGCGGCCTGTTCTCGATGGCCGGCATCGCCAATTTCCTGCAGGTGTCGGCGCAGCTCGGCATCCTTGCCGCGGCGGTCGCGCTTCTGATGATCGGCGGCGAGTTCGACCTGTCGCTGGGTTCGATGATCGGCTTTGCCAGCGTCACAATCGGGCTTTGCGTCACCCAGTTCGGGCTGTCGATCCCCGCGGCGGTGGCGATCGCCTTCGTCATCGCCATCATCGTCGGCGCTTTGAACGGCATCCTCGTGGTGCGCACAAGGCTGCCCTCCTTCATCGTCACGCTGGCAGGCCTGTTCATCCTGCGCGGGCTGACGCTGGCCATCACGCGCACCGTCACCGGGCGCACGCAGATCCCCTATATCACCGACGGCCAGGAAGGCAGCTTCGTGGTCTGGCTGTTCGGCGGCAAGTTCGGCGCGCCGGTCTTCGCCTGGCTCGCCTCGCATGGCGTGATCGACGCCCGGCCCGACGGCTCGGCGATGGTGCAGGGCCTGTCGATGTCGATCCTGTGGTGGGTGGCGGTGACGGCCTTCGCCACATGGCTGCTGGTCAAGACGCGCTTCGGCAACTGGGTGTTCGCCGTCGGCGGCGACGACCGCGCGGCGCGCAATGTCGGCGTGCCGGTCGACCGGGTGAAGATCTTGCTGTTCATCGGCACGGCGCTGTCGGCGACGCTGTTCGCCGTCATCCAGGTGCTGGAAGCCGGCTCCGCCGACACGCTGCGCGGCACGCAGAAGGAGTTCCAGGCGATCATCGCGGCGGTGATCGGCGGCTGCCTGCTCACCGGCGGCTACGGCTCGGCGATCGGCGCCATGTTCGGCGCGCTGATCTTCGGCACGGTGGAGATGGGCATCTTCTACACCGGCATCGACACCGACTGGTTCCAGGTCTTCCTCGGCTCGATGCTGCTGATCGCCGTGCTGGTCAACAATTACGTGCGCCGCAAGGCGACGGAGGCGCGCTGA